A single genomic interval of Fusarium verticillioides 7600 chromosome 8, whole genome shotgun sequence harbors:
- a CDS encoding hypothetical protein (At least one base has a quality score < 10), translated as MLFRPLTSRSCRLLITGQCASRIHVTSTTSNKVNQASVTLYSTQTTPPNVALRLMPLGGSVTYGVGSSDGNGYRKLLRDLLLADGYEVCMVGSRKAGSMHNNENEGWRGYRLDQIEGKARRSVATVKPNLFTINAGSNDCIQSHKLDAFGRRMDDLLEYLWEISPLSTVILSTLLVNEDKQVNSRVQEINGRLRNLVVLKQAEQKKIILADMYCTKGSEIDDLLDGTHPNDDGYSKMAHVWFNSIAKARANGFFHK; from the coding sequence ATGCTTTTTCGGCCATTGACTTCTCGGTCATGCCGGTTGCTTATCACAGGGCAATGCGCTTCTCGAATTCACGTCACCTCCACAACTAGCAACAAGGTAAACCAGGCATCGGTCACCCTTTACAGCACACAGACAACGCCGCCGAATGTTGCGTTACGCCTGATGCCGCTGGGAGGCTCAGTCACGTATGGCGTTGGATCTTCGGATGGAAACGGATACAGGAAGCTCCTGCGAGATCTCCTTCTGGCCGACGGGTATGAAGTGTGTATGGTTGGTTCACGCAAGGCTGGATCCATGCATAACAACGAAAATGAAGGTTGGCGTGGCTATCGGCTTGACCAGATCGAAGGTAAAGCAAGACGATCGGTCGCGACTGTCAAACCGAACCTCTTCACAATCAACGCTGGATCCAATGACTGTATCCAGAGCCATAAGCTTGATGCGTTCGGGCGCCGAATGGATGATCTGCTCGAATATTTATGGGAGATCTCTCCACTATCAACAGTTATTTTGTCAACGTTGCTAGTAAACgaagacaagcaagtcaACTCTCGAGTTCAAGAAATCAACGGTCGTCTCCGGAACCTCGTTGTGTTGAAGCAAGCAGAGCAAAAAAAGATAATTCTTGCAGATATGTATTGTACCAAGGGctctgagattgatgatcTATTGGATGGCACACATCccaatgatgatgggtaCAGCAAGATGGCGCATGTTTGGTTCAATAGCATAGCAAAAGCCCGGGCAAACGGTTTCTTTCATAAATAA
- a CDS encoding serine/threonine protein kinase → MSLYKQLNKCLIPCHEDSEFLPLSEINARVTEANIKVEIPVRKRCFSNRSLPRTISNQARIVFSILVLIQETTAIVNLVCRDNIRDEDLPLTRQSANGDDGNVLISPKTGKTFSSFSFWPREASVRDFLNFQWLVQAPVLVLFGQHLLLDPKCPLPLIDCVMKCKSGPNSVLHKCKIHGAHQTLFKDNPEPYVAVKEVANDETFEQEKANLELTQSLKHEHLIKLIATCQKGPVCYFIFPWADGGDLRDFWKANDSKERTQELVLWSLRQMLGIVSAIHALHGKNTRHGDIKPQNILHFLKAHDGATMDSRGRLILADVGVSKIHREITSMRQDPTNCQQSTVTYEAPEAQLDQREGKAKARSRRYDMWSLGCMFLEFTVWLVFDYSTIRSFRKSRRTRDDPKDAFGSFFVQTPDNVIQIHSAVIEAIGHLRSQPFCGDNTALADLILLIEDDLLQVDAEKRMEAPKLFEKLETITRKAEQSSDYLYPI, encoded by the exons ATGTCTCTCTACAAGCAATTGAATAAATGCCTCATCCCTTGTCACGAAGACTCAGAGTTCCTCCCACTAAGCGAAATCAATGCTAGAGTAACCGAAGCCAACATCAAAGTGGAAATCCCTGTCAGGAAGCGATGCTTCTCGAATCGCAGTCTGCCAAGAACGATATCAAACCAGGCCAGAATCGTATTTTCCATCTTAGTTCTCATTCAAGAAACGACCGCCATTGTTAATCTTGTTTGTCGGGATAACATCAGGGATGAAGATCTTCCTCTTACTAGACAATCCGCCAATGGAGATGACGGAAATGTCCTTATATCTCCCAAGACTGGCAAAACTTTCTCCTCATTTTCGTTCTGGCCAAGGGAGGCGAGCGTGCGAGACTTTCTGAACTTTCAATGGCTGGTACAAGCGCCTGTACTGGTCCTTTTCGGCCAGCATCTGTTACTGGATCCGAAATGCCCTCTTCCTTTGATAGATTGTGTTATGAAATGCAAAAGTGGCCCGAACAGTGTGCTGCATAAATGCAAGATCCACGGAGCTCACCAGACACTCTTCAAG GACAACCCTGAGCCCTatgttgctgtcaaggaggttgccAACGATGAGACTTTCGAGCAGGAAAAGGCAAACCTGGAGCTTACACAATCCCTCAAGCATGAACACCTTATCAAATTAATCGCTACCTGTCAGAAGGGGCCCGTTTGCTACTTCATATTTCCTTGGGCCGACGGTGGAGATCTGAGAGACTTTTGGAAAGCCAATGACAGCAAAGAGCGCACCCAAGAACTCGTCTTGTGGTCTCTTCGCCAGATGCTCGGCATAGTCAGTGCAATCCACGCCCTGCATGGAAAAAATACCCGACACGGAGATATCAAGCCACAAAACATCCTTCATTTTCTCAAAGCGCACGATGGTGCTACCATGGACAGTAGAGGAAGGCTGATCCTTGCAGATGTTGGAGTCTCCAAGATCCACCGAGAGATTACCAGCATGAGGCAAGACCCCACGAACTGCCAGCAGTCCACAGTCACATACGAAGCACCCGAAGCACAGCTAGATCAACGCGaaggcaaggcaaaggcaaggaGTCGGCGGTATGATATGTGGTCTCTAGGCTGTATGTTCTTGGAATTCACTGTCTGGCTCGTCTTTGACTACAGCACCATCAGAAGCTTTAGAAAGTCGAGGCGTACCCGAGATGATCCCAAGGACGCGTTTGGAAGCTTCTTCGTTCAGACTCCAGACAATGTGATACAGATCCACTCGGCAGTCATTGAAGCTATTGGTCACCTCCGGAGTCAGCCATTTTGCGGCGATAATACTGCTTTGGCAGATCTCATCCTGCTTATTGAAGATGACCTATTGCAAGTTGACGCTGAGAAACGGATGGAAGCTCCGAAACTCTTTGAAAAGCTTGAAACAATCACTCGTAAAGCCGAACAGAGCTCCGATTACTTGTACCCAATATGA
- a CDS encoding CAMK/CAMK1 protein kinase, protein MTTVWNFLTGFSSPEVDKTKLNRLRNTIRHSLQNSVINETCFLPESDINNLVTSDKTKLLLPNSKPELIDFICKDAKKLFLIASLHHGNLQDIMGTFRHHGMTDKYLPIRDLTSEDRYCDVHTEGLQRVCSHEKALEAFHCWDAHDVWNFYNDQWKFCAPILNMECSSQEFHPKHILPFIQKGTTQKDGHFSTVVEAVIHPSHQIGRGPLKSGIDQTKVALKELKSLSEPNYNVHVSWLNEANALFQIAELRHKHLISQATAFKQGERRFIMLEWANGGTLRDIWQKEPHDGSVLDGGKVMRVLEELTGIASALSRLHGTNTKTRTAMAMSADRRRKNPMSRSKTILSQGQGDRLTVPKIRFEGVSSDDDYDSSDYGEEQHWRHGDLKPDNILQFIDDKSSWLGTLKIADLGLAKQHAFATTQRQDPTKQKYTTSHYEAPEVITTMNSRVPRSRRYDIWSMGCIIFEYTIWLLYGYEEGLKSFYNEENDMDAHRETLYFTADLSTRQAQVSDAARRWINHILEVDPECNRATPSVIKDLVVLVRDKLLVIDLPKESMSEADIKRCRASADELDSILQRMKRRALDDEHRGGKYLSSGTGRNGISAPRPQKVRRQSFLSTSSGSASKPSNLVRALFNNTWNLMEDQAISLGVLKRHETAIMDSISRSQGLQKLCDECRKLDYQSDEPVLRETLATMRFKIQQCALHSLIYRSIPPSTCNELEVVHIRRSDSLLVMDKLKIPLLSLSKISGANHLHSDDIHFGLPKLFQPNTALFYDLLRTWIQDCDMHHPQCRPADRSRLQVPTRLIEVSQVDGGSSKVFLRNAVDAVCLTGGELRYIALSHPWGNGEQHDHFCTTKDNLGSRLSAGIDLKDFPNTFRHAIEVTRALGIPYLWIDSLCIVQGPGGDFDTEAKRMETVFSSAYCVIAASRANGTSSGFLWERSEREVVRLDGYLAHDPVYVCEAIDNFQHDVIEGALNKRGWVLQERALAPRTIYFTENQTYWECGQGVRCETLARLTNSQASFLGDPNFPKLAMSSTRGAKIRFYESLYRQYSNLDFTKIHDRPIAIAGLEQRLVSAFKTEGGYGVFNGAFFGRSLLWTRDTKRSDGLKLIDFPRDQKFRVPTWSWTAYEGPITYFDIPFDHVRWTYNTAEGKIQSPWTSMESDCTSFSLHTGELDGRIDLTAQAREMLDLESGEAQEKVIYDEGMLPPGAQKLCVIVGHEKPNDEECTMQDLGYYVLLIAPSADPSDGSYRRVGVGRLLGSWIDFGKPECRVCIS, encoded by the exons ATGACTACTGTTTGGAACTTCCTCACTGGGTTCTCCTCACCCGAGGTCGACAAGACGAAACTCAATCGATTGCGCAACACCATTCGCCATTCTCTCCAGAATAGCGTAATTAACGAAACATGCTTTCTTCCAGAAAgcgacatcaacaaccttgtgACGTCCGATAAGACAAAGCTGTTACTGCCGAATTCCAAGCCAGAATTGATAGACTTTATCTGCAAGGATGCAAAAAAGCTCTTCTTGATTGCATCATTGCATCACGGCAACCTTCAGGACATCATGGGCACTTTTAGACATCATGGCATGACAGACAAGTACCTTCCAATCCGCGATCTTACCTCAGAAGATAGGTACTGCGACGTTCATACTGAAGGACTTCAGCGAGTTTGCAGCCACGAAAAGGCTTTGGAGGCCTTTCATTGCTGGGATGCTCATGATGTCTGGAACTTTTACAATGATCAATGGAAGTTTTGTGCACCAATACTCAACATGGAATGCTCCTCCCAAGAATTCCACCCTAAGCACATACTGCCGTTTATACAGAAAGGTACCACCCAGAAGGATGGCCATTTCAGTACTGTCGTTGAGGCTGTAATCCATCCTAGCCATCAAATTGGCCGCGGGCCATTGAAG TCAGGCATAGATCAGACCAAGGTCGCTCTCAAAGAGTTAAAAAGCCTGAGCGAGCCAAATTACAACGTACATGTATCATGGCTGAATGAGGCAAATGCACTCTTCCAGATTGCCGAGCTTCGTCACAAACATCTCATCAGTCAGGCAACTGCCTTCAAACAAGGGGAGAGAAGGTTCATTATGCTCGAGTGGGCGAACGGAGGCACTCTGCGAGATATATGGCAGAAAGAGCCTCACGACGGATCTGTGCTAGACGGTGGCAAGGTCATGAGAGTCCTTGAAGAACTAACTGGGATCGCAAGTGCGCTCTCAAGATTACACGGCACTAACACCAAGACAAGAACTGCAATGGCAATGTCTGCAGACCGCAGAAGGAAGAACCCTATGTCGAGATCCAAAACGATTCTCTCACAGGGTCAAGGTGATCGTTTAACCGTTCCAAAGATACGCTTCGAGGGAGTAAGCTCAGACGATGATTATGACTCCAGCGACTACGGTGAAGAGCAGCATTGGCGCCACGGGGATCTCAAGCCTGATAACATCCTCCAATTTATAGATGACAAGTCTTCGTGGCTTGGAACTCTCAAGATTGCTGACCTCGGTCTAGCCAAGCAACACGCATTTGCTACAACCCAGAGACAGGACCCAACCAAGCAGAAATATACAACTTCTCATTACGAGGCACCTGAAGTTATCACCACCATGAACTCTCGAGTGCCTCGCTCACGCCGCTACGACATATGGTCCATGGGATGCATCATATTCGAGTATACGATCTGGCTCTTATACGGTTATGAAGAGGGACTGAAGAGCTTCTACAATGAGGAGAATGACATGGATGCCCATCGAGAAACGTTGTACTTTACGGCTGATCTCAGCACAAGGCAAGCTCAAGTGAGTGACGCGGCGCGAAGATGGATCAACCACATCTTGGAAGTCGACCCGGAATGTAATCGTGCCACACCAAGCGTGATCAAGGATCTCGTCGTATTGGTCAGGGATAAGCTTCTTGTAATTGATCTACCAAAGGAAAGCATGAGCGAGGCCGACATCAAGCGATGTCGCGCCAGTGCGGATGAGTTGGACAGCATCTTAcaaaggatgaagagaagggcccttgatgatgaacataGAGGAGGCAAATATCTATCTTCGGGTACAGGACGCAACGGAATTTCGGCTCCTCGTCCGCAAAAGGTTCGTAGGCAGAGCTTCCTGTCGACCAGCTCGGGCTCAGCATCGAAACCATCAAATCTGGTACGAGCTCTG TTCAATAATACTTGGAACCTGATGGAAGACCAAGCTATCTCTCTTGGAGTTCTGAAGCGCCATGAAACAGCGATCATGGACAGCATATCTAGGTCACAAGGATTACAGAAGCTATGTGACGAGTGCAGAAAGCTTGACTATCAAAGCGACGAACCCGTATTAAGGGAGACTCTGGCGACTATGAGATTCAAGATTCAACAATGTGCGTTGCACAGCCTTATTTACCGTTCCATTCCCCCATCTACTTGTAACGAGCTGGAGGTTGTGCATATTCGGAGATCTGACTCCTTACTTGTCATGGACAAATTGAAAATACCCTTACTCTCACTTTCCAAAATCTCGGGTGC GAACCATCTACACTCTGATGATATCCACTTTGGGCTACCCAAGCTTTTTCAGCCCAACACTGCGTTGTTCTACGACCTCCTCCGGACATGGATTCAAGATTGTGACATGCATCATCCCCAATGTCGTCCCGCAGACAGATCACGCCTCCAGGTGCCGACTCGCCTTATTGAAGTGAGTCAGGTTGACGGTGGAAGTTCGAAGGTCTTCCTTCGCAACGCAGTGGACGCCGTGTGCCTAACAGGAGGGGAGTTGAGATATATCGCACTGTCACACCCTTGGGGCAATGGAGAACAGCACGATCACTTCTGCACCACGAAAGACAACCTTGGCAGTCGACTAAGTGCCGGTATTGATCTAAAGGATTTCCCGAACACTTTCAGACATGCAATCGAGGTGACTCGAGCACTTGGTATCCCATACCTCTGGATCGATTCGTTATGTATAGTGCAAGGACCAGGCGGGGACTTCGACACGGAAGCCAAAAGGATGGAGACCGTCTTCAGCTCCGCATACTGTGTCATTGCCGCAAGTCGCGCCAACGGAACATCAAGTGGGTTTTTGTGGGAAAGGTCAGAACGTGAAGTAGTGAGACTGGATGGATATCTTGCCCATGATCCAGTTTATGTCTGTGAAGCAATTGACAACTTTCAGCATGATGTGATTGAAGGGGCGCTGAACAAACGCGGATGGGTCCTGCAAGAGCGGGCTCTTGCACCAAGGACCATATATTTCACGGAGAACCAGACGTACTGGGAGTGTGGCCAGGGCGTGCGCTGCGAGACATTGGCAAGGTTGACCAA TAGCCAGGCTTCGTTCCTTGGGGACCCCAATTTTCCCAAGTTGGCTATGAGCTCGACCAGAGGAGCGAAGATCCGCTTTTATGAATCACTGTACAGACAATACTCAAACCTCGATTTCACAAAGATCCACGACCGGCCCATAGCAATAGCCGGGCTAGAACAACGACTAGTGAGTGCTTTCAAGACCGAAGGAGGATACGGTGTGTTCAACGGAGCATTCTTCGGGCGCAGCCTTTTATGGACAAGGGATACAAAACGAAGTGATGGCCTCAAATTGATTGACTTTCCCCGGGATCAGAAGTTCAGGGTTCCGACGTGGTCATGGACAGCGTACGAAGGACCCATCACATACTTTGACATACCTTTTGACCATGTTCGATGGACCTACAACACTGCAGAAGGAAAAATTCAATCGCCATGGACGAGTATGGAATCTGACTGTACCTCGTTCTCATTGCATACAGGAGAACTAGACGGAAGAATTGATCTTACTGCCCAAGCAAGGGAGATGCTAGATCTGGAATCAGGAGAGGCGCAGGAAAAGGTCATATATGACGAAGGGATGTTGCCTCCAGGTGCACAGAAGCTATGCGTTATCGTTGGACACGAAAAGCcaaatgatgaagaatgcaCGATGCAGGACCTGGGTTATTATGTTCTGCTCATTGCCCCCTCTGCTGATCCCAGCGATGGTTCCTACCGAagggttggtgttggcaggTTATTAGGGAGTTggattgactttggcaagcCTGAGTGCAGAGTCTGTATATCCTAG